The Spirosoma radiotolerans genome has a window encoding:
- a CDS encoding lipoprotein signal peptidase — translation MIQKSPYKFFLLTLLLIALDQGVKLAVHFYMAPGFAGQIKVAGEWLKLHYVLNPGMAFGMQLGHEYGKLLLSIFRLFAMVGIGYYLINLAHRGAPNGLLWAMAMILAGAVGNVIDSTFYGVFLNNAPYGSPTPWFHGQVIDMIFVDVWEGFIPEWVPVWGGQYYSTPIFNVADSCIFVGVCIILFFQRRFFGEPPIEDSLLPITGPDATEASVLPASELVDEEQTPKPADEDRETPADDSQRPTPESVWPEPEEPKRSE, via the coding sequence ATGATTCAGAAAAGCCCCTATAAGTTTTTCCTGCTGACGCTACTGCTGATTGCACTCGATCAGGGCGTAAAGCTGGCGGTACATTTTTACATGGCACCCGGCTTTGCGGGGCAAATTAAAGTGGCTGGTGAGTGGCTCAAGCTTCACTATGTTCTGAATCCGGGAATGGCTTTTGGGATGCAACTGGGCCATGAATACGGGAAGCTTCTGCTTAGCATTTTCCGCTTATTTGCCATGGTCGGCATTGGGTATTATCTGATTAACCTGGCGCACCGGGGCGCGCCAAATGGGTTGCTGTGGGCTATGGCCATGATTCTGGCCGGGGCCGTGGGCAATGTCATCGACAGCACGTTCTACGGTGTTTTTCTGAATAATGCGCCTTATGGCTCACCTACCCCCTGGTTTCATGGTCAGGTAATCGACATGATTTTTGTGGATGTCTGGGAGGGTTTCATTCCAGAATGGGTACCAGTCTGGGGCGGCCAATATTATTCGACGCCTATTTTCAACGTCGCTGACTCCTGCATTTTTGTAGGCGTCTGTATCATTTTATTCTTCCAGCGCCGGTTTTTTGGTGAGCCGCCCATTGAAGATAGCCTTCTACCTATTACAGGCCCCGACGCGACGGAAGCCTCCGTCTTGCCGGCTTCCGAATTAGTCGACGAAGAACAAACGCCAAAACCCGCTGATGAAGACCGGGAAACGCCAGCGGACGATAGTCAGCGGCCAACGCCGGAATCCGTTTGGCCCGAACCTGAAGAGCCCAAACGTTCTGAATAA
- a CDS encoding chorismate mutase, whose product MKVELTVEPLGSWIDTNGKPLIIAGPCSAETEDQLVETARQLKELNAVHVIRAGVWKPRTRPGSFEGMGEAALPWIQRAKAETGLPFAVEVATPEHIELALKYGVDILWVGARTTVNPFNVQEIADALRGVDVPVLVKNPVNPDLALWVGAFERLAGAGISKLGAIHRGFATGEASKYRNVPMWQMAIELKSIFPQLPLIGDPSHMAGKRAYLNELAQMAMDLNYDGLIVESHIDPDKAWSDAAQQLTPAAFGDMLDHLQIRQVESQNLEFQSFMEQSRRNIDNVDRQIVEMLGARMALVERLAEYKRDNNVTLFQPDRWKEILKTRTELGKKLNLYPELVEEIYKIIHMESIRKQTEIIHSATQDV is encoded by the coding sequence ATGAAAGTAGAATTAACCGTAGAGCCGCTTGGATCTTGGATTGATACCAATGGCAAACCTCTGATCATTGCAGGGCCCTGCAGCGCAGAGACCGAAGATCAATTAGTAGAAACCGCTCGTCAGTTGAAAGAACTGAACGCGGTGCACGTCATTCGTGCGGGCGTATGGAAGCCCCGCACCCGGCCGGGTAGTTTCGAGGGAATGGGCGAAGCCGCTTTACCCTGGATTCAGCGCGCTAAAGCCGAAACGGGTCTGCCGTTTGCGGTTGAGGTGGCTACACCCGAGCACATCGAACTCGCGCTGAAATATGGTGTTGATATTTTGTGGGTTGGTGCCCGTACGACGGTAAATCCATTTAACGTACAGGAAATTGCCGATGCCCTGCGCGGAGTAGATGTGCCTGTATTGGTAAAAAACCCGGTTAATCCTGATCTGGCCCTGTGGGTTGGTGCATTCGAGCGTCTCGCCGGAGCCGGTATCAGTAAACTGGGGGCTATTCACCGGGGCTTTGCCACGGGTGAAGCCAGTAAGTACCGCAACGTACCGATGTGGCAGATGGCCATTGAACTGAAGTCGATCTTCCCTCAGTTGCCACTCATCGGCGATCCGAGCCACATGGCCGGAAAACGGGCTTATCTGAACGAGTTGGCTCAGATGGCTATGGACCTGAACTACGATGGTCTGATTGTTGAGTCGCACATTGACCCCGATAAAGCTTGGAGTGATGCCGCTCAGCAGTTGACACCGGCTGCTTTTGGCGACATGCTCGATCACCTCCAAATTCGGCAGGTAGAGTCGCAGAACCTGGAGTTCCAGAGCTTTATGGAACAGTCACGTCGTAACATCGACAACGTTGATCGGCAGATTGTCGAAATGCTGGGTGCCCGGATGGCGCTTGTTGAACGGCTGGCTGAATACAAGCGGGATAATAATGTTACATTGTTTCAACCCGATCGCTGGAAGGAAATTCTGAAAACGCGTACCGAGCTGGGTAAAAAGCTGAATCTGTACCCTGAATTGGTGGAAGAAATCTACAAAATCATCCACATGGAGTCAATTCGGAAACAGACTGAAATTATTCACAGCGCAACGCAGGACGTATAG
- a CDS encoding OmpA family protein, translating to MKRVLILFAAVAMLASCNSKKRMAEIKALQDARDKAVASLNDCDQRTATLRTQLSAKDTDLQGKDKQVSDLQAQVDYLKKTNTNLLDRMSDLSIVSKSGAESIKKSLETLNEQTKYTNNLNSTIQRKDSLNLALVMSLKRSLDDINDQDVQVEVKKGVVYVSISDKLLFKSGSYDITPKAEVVLGKVAKVVNDHKDLDILVEGHTDAVPISTAAIKDNWDLSALRATSVVRTLQSKFAVAPERLTAGGRSEFAPKDDNSTAVGRQQNRRTEIIITPKLDQFFNLLSSGQAGGSK from the coding sequence ATGAAACGAGTATTGATTCTTTTTGCGGCCGTAGCAATGTTAGCCTCCTGTAATAGCAAGAAGCGCATGGCCGAAATTAAAGCGTTGCAGGATGCACGCGACAAAGCTGTTGCTTCCCTGAATGACTGCGATCAACGTACAGCCACCCTCCGTACACAACTATCGGCGAAAGACACCGATTTGCAGGGGAAAGACAAACAAGTGAGCGATTTACAAGCTCAGGTAGATTATCTTAAAAAGACAAATACAAACCTCCTGGACCGGATGTCAGATTTGTCTATTGTGAGTAAGTCGGGCGCCGAAAGCATTAAAAAATCGCTGGAAACCCTCAATGAGCAAACCAAATACACCAACAACCTGAACTCGACCATCCAGCGGAAAGATTCCCTGAATCTGGCCCTGGTAATGAGCCTAAAGCGGTCGCTGGACGATATCAACGATCAAGATGTTCAGGTTGAAGTGAAAAAAGGCGTTGTGTACGTCTCGATCTCCGATAAACTACTGTTTAAATCAGGTAGCTACGACATTACGCCAAAAGCTGAAGTCGTGTTAGGCAAGGTAGCTAAAGTGGTAAATGACCACAAAGACCTGGACATTCTGGTTGAAGGACACACCGATGCTGTCCCCATTTCGACGGCCGCCATCAAGGATAACTGGGATTTGAGTGCTTTACGCGCTACCTCTGTTGTTCGGACGCTGCAATCTAAATTTGCTGTTGCGCCTGAGCGCCTGACGGCCGGTGGTCGGTCAGAGTTCGCCCCTAAAGATGATAATAGCACTGCGGTGGGACGCCAGCAGAACCGTCGTACAGAAATTATTATTACGCCAAAACTGGATCAATTCTTCAACTTGTTGTCGAGTGGTCAGGCAGGCGGAAGCAAATAA
- a CDS encoding proline dehydrogenase family protein: MPETVQGLTDLKPNTRPLSFEDTSIAFSSQSDFKLRKTYWLFALMNKGWLVNLGTFFIKIALRLRLPIKFLIKNTIFEQFCGGESIQDSEKTIQTLHNVHVGTILDYSVEGEETEKSFDETTLEILRTIERASESNDIPFSVFKVTGIASTELLEAIQIGDSLKKDQKAEFDRVMKRVDTICQRAHERNVRVFIDAEESWIQDTIDTLAYEMMDRYNHERPIVYNTYQMYRWESMAHLRRDTAEAKAKGYYLGVKLVRGAYLEKERLRAHEEEYQDPIQATKEDTDIAFNEAIDFCLQNLDIISICLGTHNEESCQYCVQHMSQMGIEPTDRHIYFAQLLGMSDNISYNLANAGYNVAKYVPYGPVEAVMPYLFRRADENKSIAGQSSREFTLVSNELKRRKGCK; the protein is encoded by the coding sequence ATGCCGGAGACTGTCCAGGGCCTTACAGACTTAAAGCCGAACACACGCCCCTTATCATTTGAGGACACTTCGATTGCTTTTTCGTCCCAGTCGGATTTCAAACTCCGAAAGACCTACTGGTTATTTGCGTTGATGAATAAGGGATGGCTGGTAAATTTAGGGACTTTTTTTATAAAGATCGCCCTACGTTTACGTCTCCCCATCAAATTCCTCATTAAAAACACGATTTTCGAACAATTTTGTGGGGGAGAGAGCATTCAGGATTCTGAAAAAACCATTCAGACCCTGCACAATGTTCATGTAGGAACGATCCTTGACTATTCCGTTGAGGGTGAGGAAACTGAAAAAAGTTTTGATGAAACAACGCTCGAAATTCTTCGTACCATCGAGCGCGCCAGCGAATCCAACGACATTCCATTTTCTGTATTTAAAGTGACCGGCATTGCCTCTACTGAGCTGCTGGAAGCTATTCAGATCGGTGATTCACTGAAGAAAGACCAGAAAGCTGAATTTGACCGCGTCATGAAGCGCGTAGACACCATCTGTCAGCGAGCTCATGAACGTAATGTGCGGGTATTTATCGACGCTGAAGAGAGCTGGATACAAGATACGATCGACACATTAGCCTACGAGATGATGGATCGCTACAACCACGAGCGTCCCATCGTTTACAATACGTACCAGATGTATCGCTGGGAAAGTATGGCACACCTTCGTCGGGATACAGCCGAGGCCAAGGCTAAAGGCTACTACCTTGGCGTTAAGCTTGTGCGGGGTGCTTATCTGGAGAAAGAGCGGCTTCGGGCGCATGAAGAGGAATACCAGGACCCCATTCAGGCGACGAAAGAAGACACCGATATCGCATTCAACGAAGCCATTGACTTCTGCCTGCAGAACCTTGATATCATATCCATTTGTCTGGGCACGCACAATGAAGAAAGTTGTCAGTACTGTGTGCAGCACATGAGCCAAATGGGTATTGAGCCCACCGACAGGCATATTTACTTCGCACAATTGCTGGGTATGAGCGATAACATCTCGTACAACCTCGCTAATGCGGGATACAACGTAGCCAAATACGTGCCCTATGGACCCGTTGAAGCCGTTATGCCTTATTTATTCCGTCGGGCCGATGAGAACAAGTCAATTGCTGGTCAGAGCAGCCGGGAATTTACGTTAGTGAGTAATGAATTGAAGCGCCGTAAGGGCTGTAAGTAA